One window of the Vigna radiata var. radiata cultivar VC1973A chromosome 1, Vradiata_ver6, whole genome shotgun sequence genome contains the following:
- the LOC106769213 gene encoding uncharacterized protein LOC106769213, with protein sequence MASSSHLDCSLSQSEERGHEGSTDVSGDAQTEKFSSVLNGGKVFVCGGVTVEVLENSCSSSCLDYGWASCDIGRMLGGKLSRSPGGLPPQSPIAQWDNIIKFLDSLMSRMRVNHPMIYGRGPMPTGMQMVPMVLPDGRIGYVGYVLQQPSVQAPRSRPRRSDWSNGPSGQPGRGGDSGNDEGNRSRRHCL encoded by the exons ATGGCTTCCTCTTCGCATTTAGATTGTTCATTGTCACAGAGTGAGGAAAGAGGGCATGAGGGCTCGACTGATGTATCTGGGGACGCTCAGACTGAAAAGTTTTCATCGGTGCTTAACGGGGGAAAAGTTTTTGTTTGCGGTGGGGTTACCGTTGAAGTCCTCGAAAACTCCTGCTCTTCATCGTGCTTAGATTATGGGTGGGCCTCCTGCGACATAG GTCGGATGCTAGGTGGAAAATTATCTAGGTCTCCTGGTGGGCTTCCTCCACAATCACCTATTGCTCAATGGGACAACATCATCAAATTTTTGGATTCACTCATGAGCAGAATGCGTGTAAATCAT CCAATGATATATGGTAGGGGTCCAATGCCAACAGGAATGCAAATGGTTCCAATGGTGTTACCAGACGGTCGAATTGGCTATGTCGGCTATGTCTT ACAACAACCTAGTGTACAAGCGCCACGCAGCCGACCTCGCAGAAGTGATTGGAGTAATGGTCCAAGTGGGCAGCCAGGACGAGGAGGTGATAGTGGCAATGATGAAGGCAATCGTAGTAGAAGGCATTGTCTTTGA